The Plasmodium gaboni strain SY75 chromosome 5, whole genome shotgun sequence nucleotide sequence ATACACAAGGCTATcaaaataagaaatataaatataaatatagacacacacacatatatatatatatataatatattatatatatgtatttatttttttgttcttaatttatatatttgtagAATAGGGAAAACAAAAAGGGCCCCTTAAAAATAATCCAAGGATTAACTCAGAgatatttaataatatcacTGTTGATATTATGGgttatcataatattaatgatcCAGATAAACAAGTGAAGAAAGACAcatgtaaatatattttttgtttagAGGAGAATAACAAATTGTTAGAATATGAAAACATTCTTAAGgagaaaaaagaattagaaaaaatattatatcaaaaaataaaaatatatacaagtgaaaaatatatatatgtattttatatgatatacAATTATTCATTTCAAAGAGGTGAAATGTGGAAaggaaataatattaaaatgaagaatgttaatacaaaaaattctgatcatatatatgataacCAAATTAgtaatatacatataaaatgtccttataaaaaaaaaaaaagttattattatatatattgtagttcaaaaaaattttctgttccaagaatatataatgtcTTTTCAGGTGTATTATGGTGTCAGAAAAAGGAAACAAATCATATACATgtcaaaaaaaaaaaaaatatatacgAATATATCAACATTGTATATCTtaaagatattataaatCATAAAGTTCTTACGATTcaacaaaatattaacTTTTTACTTTTTGATGAAGACCACAgtgatatatttaaaagagATTTCGAAATTATTAGTGACcatgataaaaaaaaatatatccATCAGATAGATTATCATGAATCAACAAAACcacaatatataaacatgAATAAATTACCAATAAATTATGACATccaaaataaaatgttaataaaaaatgtaacAGGAGAAATCACATTAAACGAAcataagaaaaaaatatataaccCTTCTCATTATCGTTATTCAAATGGATGTAACAGGAAatattgtaaatataatgatcattatgaagataataaatatagaaatgatatgtataaaaataaaataaataaatttcaATCAAGAGAACCCTTTTTTAATAGAACAAATAATTACAATGTAACAACAATGTCAAGAAAAGCATACGAAGACACATTTCAAAAAAATCAAGAAGATaacaaaaatttttttatgaataataattggaataaaatatataataataataataataataataataataataaaataaaaaaaaataaaaataatgaagaagGAGATGATGTAGAATctattcatataaataataatctgttaaataatataccatataatatcaataaAGAAAAGGTTAATATCTCATtagatattaaaaaaaaagatgatTTACAAGAAAATGTATTAGTAAGAAACCAAAATTATCTTCCAAAGATGTTTCAATATGAAATTGATGAAAACGAAAGATATTTAACATTCCAAACATCAAGAAGTATATCACCTGAACAGATAGAAGGTCAtcaaaatgaaataataaataaacacATACATTCTAGTATagataaaaagaatatgGAAGAAGAGAATTCATCAACAAATACAGACAATAACgtaaagaaaaatatctgcgatgatgatgatgataagtatgaaaaaaagaaaaaaaaaaaaaaaaaaaaaaaaaaaaaaaaaaaaaaaaaaaaaaaaaaaaaagaaaaaaaaaaacagcatataaaacattgcaaggaaaaaaaaatggaaaagGATATGAggaataataataaaattttggaagataatatgaataatgaaatggatcaacaaataaatgaacaaataaatgaacaaataaatgaacaaataaatCAACAAATAAATCAACAAATGGATCAACAAATaaatgaacaaataaatCAACAAATAAATCAACAAATAAATCAACAAATAAATCAACAAATAAATCAACAAATAAATCAACAAATGGATCAACAAATAAATCAACAAATAAATCAACAAATAAATCAACAAATAAATGATCGGACCAATTTCTTAATGCCAGATCATatgaaattttttataatctctgaaaaaaatgttacAAAAGAAATACATGATGATccaaataataaatcatgtgaagaaaataattctCCTAAACATATTGCACACATTAAAAAATCAGTTATAAAAAacatcaaaaaaaaaaacgGAAATGGACAAGTATTTTATcataaacatatatatgagaaaaataaaggattgatatataatttaaaaaatgaaaaaataaaagaaactgtcatattaaataaaagacaaaaaaaaaaaaaaaatgattcAGATAATGCATCTAAAATTCtaataaaacataataaagGTTCATGTAATCCATGTGctaattatttttttcatttttcaGGATGTTCTAAAGGAAACCAATGCACCAAATGTCATCATgattatcataaaaatcATGAAGATCCTTTACATCCTTCTaaattattacataaaaaaaatatatgtgttCCTTGcgaaaattattttaaaaaacaaTGTAATATGTCAATTCCTGTGTGTATATATTGCCATGATAATTCTcataaaaaagaatatacaacattaataaaaaaaaatgaacataCACAAGATAAAAAACAACTTCTTCATGTAAATCCacctttatatataaatcaacAAGAACACATACAACATATCTGCCACCCATGTGAACATTATTTTACAAACCATAAAACCtgtttaaataaatataactGTTATAAGTGTCATCATAAGGACCATGCAGATATTCAATCATTTTATCATCCTTCAaattttttacattataataaaaaatgcTCTCCATGCAAGGATTATAAAACAGGCTTATGTAAGAAAATTTCTTATCAGTGTATCTATTGCCACAATCATGATCATTTAAACGAAGTTATGGAGGAAAGAAAAAGATTAAAGGACGAGGAAAAATTGAAACAGGAAGACATATTAAAGGAAGAAGTAAGAATAAAAGAAGAGGAAAGATTAAGAGAGAAGAAGAGATTAAAGCAAGACAAGAGAATTAAAAAGGAACACAAATTAAAGGAAGAAGCAAGAATAAAAGAAGAGGAAGAAAGATTAAAGGAAGAAGAGAGAATAAAAGAAGAGGAAAGATTAAAAGAAAAGCAGAGATTAAAGGAGGAAAGATTAAGAGAAAAGAAGAGATTAAAGCAAGAGAAGAGAATTCAAAAGGAACACAGATTAAAGGAAGAAGTGAgaataaaagaagaagaagaaagaTTAAAGGAAGAAGCAAGAATAAAAGAAGAGAAGATATTAAAGGAAGAAGCAAgaataaaagaagaagagAGATTAAAGGAGGTGGAAAGATTAAAGGAAGAGGAGGATTTAAAAGAAgatgaaaaattaaaggAAGAGGAGAGGttaaaagaagaagaaaagTTAAAGGAAGAAGAAAGattaaaagaagaagaaagaTTAATGGAAATTAAAATGGAAAAACAAAgagaaatattaaaaataatattgagaaataaaataaaaaaaagggaACAGGAGAGA carries:
- a CDS encoding hypothetical protein (conserved Plasmodium protein, unknown function); its protein translation is MGYHNINDPDKQVKKDTCKYIFCLEENNKLLEYENILKEKKELEKILYQKIKIYTSEKYIYVFYMIYNYSFQRGEMWKGNNIKMKNVNTKNSDHIYDNQISNIHIKCPYKKKKSYYYIYCSSKKFSVPRIYNVFSGVLWCQKKETNHIHVKKKKNIYEYINIVYLKDIINHKVLTIQQNINFLLFDEDHSDIFKRDFEIISDHDKKKYIHQIDYHESTKPQYINMNKLPINYDIQNKMLIKNVTGEITLNEHKKKIYNPSHYRYSNGCNRKYCKYNDHYEDNKYRNDMYKNKINKFQSREPFFNRTNNYNVTTMSRKAYEDTFQKNQEDNKNFFMNNNWNKIYNNNNNNNNNNKIKKNKNNEEGDDVESIHINNNLLNNIPYNINKEKVNISLDIKKKDDLQENVLVRNQNYLPKMFQYEIDENERYLTFQTSRSISPEQIEGHQNEIINKHIHSSIDKKNMEEENSSTNTDNNVKKNICDDDDDKYEKKKKKKKKKKKKKKKKKKKKEKKKQHIKHCKEKKMEKDMRNNNKILEDNMNNEMDQQINEQINEQINEQINQQINQQMDQQINEQINQQINQQINQQINQQINQQINQQMDQQINQQINQQINQQINDRTNFLMPDHMKFFIISEKNVTKEIHDDPNNKSCEENNSPKHIAHIKKSVIKNIKKKNGNGQVFYHKHIYEKNKGLIYNLKNEKIKETVILNKRQKKKKNDSDNASKILIKHNKGSCNPCANYFFHFSGCSKGNQCTKCHHDYHKNHEDPLHPSKLLHKKNICVPCENYFKKQCNMSIPVCIYCHDNSHKKEYTTLIKKNEHTQDKKQLLHVNPPLYINQQEHIQHICHPCEHYFTNHKTCLNKYNCYKCHHKDHADIQSFYHPSNFLHYNKKCSPCKDYKTGLCKKISYQCIYCHNHDHLNEVMEERKRLKDEEKLKQEDILKEEVRIKEEERLREKKRLKQDKRIKKEHKLKEEARIKEEEERLKEEERIKEEERLKEKQRLKEERLREKKRLKQEKRIQKEHRLKEEVRIKEEEERLKEEARIKEEKILKEEARIKEEERLKEVERLKEEEDLKEDEKLKEEERLKEEEKLKEEERLKEEERLMEIKMEKQREILKIILRNKIKKREQEREMEIQQKRKKRIEKNKIIQNFIEINNSNNICHNNICHNNICNNNIYHNNICNNNIYHNNIYYNKYKYDNIQNFNRNITLYENKTNISLHLKDQNLKRESENSNTYYLLNNVGYIKANTYDMPKKNIHNSLCDNKNNKEFVGSVCNLSTHNNKDRHLNNYNTSHDIYKNYSPNKDTDILREKNIFIKNNLQEEKEDKLNKNSEDLKVQENSNNKKETNSINDFNDLKKNEEKNKNKNKNNIGTSTQNILDDICNNKCNDKLNKEKNNDKSLLQVDKIDYKEINCYNANNDMKSGNVNNTSCDYKYNKDIKNKDPKENNYVSVSLYNKDKYKQNNNNAQYIHKNTSTNENLLAFKKQQQFKQHTDILNNNIKKENVSGIYKEFNVNGNIKNMMYENNYNQGINRKRNLYSTFYKSITDTEWNQNKNAININNKSTINVNNKNTININNKNSSIKDTSTICRSDNFINSLNHNKENNITSKNNNYGVHIYNTLNKETKYKDTKKDIIHNTMVDNNKYVARYNTINKYNNNYITNRTYNNNINNNNYYYYYNTHQKYNLYNYAHYDQLNLKRRKTYANDNKQM